A DNA window from Sulfitobacter noctilucicola contains the following coding sequences:
- a CDS encoding nucleotidyltransferase family protein, translated as MALHAFPIILLAAGASSRMRGRDKLLEDIGGTSLLRHQALKVRRATSGAVLVTLPTAPHPRYAALEGISVDLIAVPDAAEGINASLRRAFAALPEDAPCAMVMLADLPDLTENDLVSVLEAVDLSSDTLVWRGATETGKPGHPIVFDRALFEEFAGLDGDTGGRDVVALATGRTQIINLPDTHALNDLDTPEDWDAWWSSKNT; from the coding sequence ATGGCGCTGCATGCATTTCCCATCATCCTACTTGCCGCTGGTGCATCTTCACGGATGCGCGGGCGAGACAAGTTGTTAGAGGATATCGGCGGCACCTCCTTGCTGCGCCATCAAGCGCTCAAAGTCCGCAGAGCCACCAGTGGTGCGGTCCTCGTTACCTTGCCAACTGCGCCTCATCCAAGATATGCTGCGCTAGAAGGTATATCGGTCGATCTCATCGCGGTTCCAGATGCGGCAGAAGGCATAAACGCCAGCCTACGCCGCGCATTTGCAGCGCTGCCCGAGGATGCGCCCTGCGCGATGGTGATGCTTGCTGATCTACCTGATCTGACGGAGAACGATTTGGTAAGCGTCCTTGAAGCCGTTGATCTTAGCTCCGATACACTTGTCTGGCGCGGTGCCACCGAGACGGGCAAGCCGGGCCATCCGATTGTCTTTGATCGCGCATTGTTTGAAGAATTTGCGGGACTGGATGGCGACACTGGCGGGCGTGATGTTGTAGCACTTGCAACAGGTCGGACGCAGATCATCAATTTGCCCGACACGCACGCGTTGAACGATCTGGACACTCCAGAAGATTGGGACGCATGGTGGTCTTCAAAAAACACCTAA
- a CDS encoding Hint domain-containing protein: protein MAIINGTSNNDTLQGTLEDDQITGSGGQDLISGEGANDLIDGGEGDDTLFGDAGVGTAPGLNASPITLNYADRATNTGANAQAGDEVIYRNVAQLEDGTQIDGRLVLVSTTNDQMAIDMTGGTGFEILLNTTSRSEFTGETATFRLEFFDPATGEPVALNSTGTFNDLDRNAPGNQESVTIDAGSFTAFGTAADTSLNVTTASGTITAAGTEQNSPVDQDAWFSAEFENREFIEFTLETRSSRSGFTLSGDLIEDGVVTPIEAGDDTITGGSGQDQIFGQGGNDSLEGEGGDDIIEGGEGDDTLLGGDGQDDLDGGAGADLLNGGAGDDTIRGGDGEDTIVSGTGMDWVRGGNDSDLFTFDGAGSHQILGGEDADGADIDRIDLTGIDRNTYRLIRGEPEEGRIEFLDTNGNVIGRTNYAEIEEVIICFTPGTMIATKRGEKPVQQLKVGDKVFTRDNGPQELRWIGRRNLKRQDLTRMPHYSPILIRAGALGNDNPVRDMMVSPNHRMLITSEIAEMMFGESEVLVAAKHLVSLDGVDTAAVSKVSYIHMMFDQHEVILADGTWAESFLPGTQAMAGIQKDQRQEILDLFPELIDTRGVKNFDAARRLLKAHEAHLLMLEKKH, encoded by the coding sequence ATGGCGATCATCAACGGAACATCGAACAACGATACGTTACAAGGCACCCTTGAAGACGACCAGATCACCGGCAGTGGTGGTCAGGATCTCATCTCAGGCGAAGGTGCCAACGATCTTATTGATGGCGGTGAAGGCGACGATACGCTGTTCGGTGATGCAGGCGTCGGTACGGCACCGGGGCTGAACGCGAGCCCAATCACGTTGAACTACGCAGACCGCGCCACGAACACCGGGGCCAACGCGCAGGCAGGTGACGAGGTCATCTACCGCAATGTTGCCCAACTTGAAGATGGTACACAGATTGACGGGCGGCTTGTCTTGGTCAGTACGACCAACGACCAGATGGCCATTGATATGACAGGTGGCACAGGTTTTGAGATCTTGCTCAACACCACCAGCCGCAGCGAATTTACAGGTGAGACGGCAACTTTCCGCCTTGAATTTTTTGATCCTGCCACCGGCGAGCCGGTCGCGTTGAATTCGACCGGTACCTTTAACGATCTGGACCGTAATGCGCCGGGCAATCAGGAATCTGTTACCATTGACGCCGGCAGTTTCACGGCGTTCGGGACTGCCGCAGATACGTCTCTCAACGTTACAACCGCCAGCGGCACGATCACGGCGGCAGGCACTGAGCAGAATAGCCCTGTCGATCAGGATGCGTGGTTCTCAGCCGAGTTCGAAAACCGCGAGTTTATCGAATTTACGCTGGAAACCCGTTCAAGCCGATCCGGCTTTACCCTCTCGGGAGATTTGATCGAGGACGGTGTTGTCACCCCGATCGAGGCTGGTGATGACACTATCACAGGCGGCTCCGGTCAGGACCAGATTTTCGGCCAGGGCGGAAATGACAGCCTTGAAGGCGAAGGCGGTGATGACATCATCGAAGGTGGTGAAGGCGACGACACGCTGCTGGGGGGCGATGGTCAGGATGACCTCGATGGTGGCGCGGGTGCCGATCTTTTGAATGGTGGCGCGGGCGACGATACAATCCGCGGTGGTGATGGCGAAGATACCATCGTTTCGGGTACGGGCATGGACTGGGTGCGTGGCGGAAACGACAGTGACCTATTCACCTTCGACGGCGCGGGCAGTCACCAGATCCTCGGTGGCGAAGACGCCGACGGGGCGGACATTGACCGCATCGACCTGACAGGCATAGACCGCAACACCTACCGTTTGATCCGTGGCGAGCCTGAAGAGGGCCGGATCGAATTCCTTGACACCAATGGCAACGTCATTGGCCGCACAAACTACGCCGAGATCGAAGAGGTCATTATCTGTTTCACGCCCGGCACGATGATTGCCACGAAACGTGGCGAAAAGCCTGTGCAGCAGCTAAAGGTCGGAGACAAGGTATTCACCCGCGACAACGGCCCGCAAGAGCTGCGCTGGATCGGTCGTCGGAACCTCAAGCGTCAGGATCTGACGCGCATGCCGCATTACAGCCCCATCCTGATCCGCGCAGGTGCTTTGGGAAATGACAATCCTGTGCGCGATATGATGGTCAGTCCCAATCACCGTATGCTGATTACGTCTGAAATAGCCGAAATGATGTTTGGTGAAAGCGAAGTACTGGTGGCGGCCAAACATCTGGTCAGTCTCGATGGCGTAGACACAGCGGCCGTGAGCAAAGTCAGCTATATCCATATGATGTTCGACCAGCATGAAGTTATTCTGGCCGATGGTACATGGGCGGAGAGCTTTCTGCCCGGCACGCAGGCCATGGCGGGCATTCAGAAAGACCAGAGACAGGAGATCCTTGATCTTTTCCCCGAGCTGATCGACACCCGTGGCGTAAAGAACTTTGATGCGGCACGGCGGCTTTTGAAAGCCCACGAGGCGCACCTGTTAATGCTGGAAAAGAAGCATTAA